Genomic DNA from Desulfotomaculum sp.:
GCCTTCGGCGGTAACAGCCTGCTTCCCGTTGAGCAAGGTAATTGCGGCGGAAAGTTTGTATAATCTTCTGCTGTTCTCCGTTTCCCACGCTTCTACGAGAAGTTTCTCGCCTATGGGAACCGGCAGGCTGAACCCGATTTTTATTTCAGCCGTCACGGCGATTTTATTTTGGCGCCAGAGCAGTTGGCCCATGGCCTCGTCTAAAAGTGTGGAAACAAGGCCGCCATGCATTAAACCGTTCCACCCCTGGTGATTTTCACCAGCCGTAAAAAAAGCCCGGCAAACTTTGTCCTGTAATTCGAATTCCAGGTGAAAGCCAATCGGATTAAAAGGACTGCAGGCGAAGCATAAATTATTTCTCTGGTCTTCCATTTCTTCACCCCTATAAAACTAACAGCCGGGTCGCCCCGGCTGTTAGTTTGTTTTGTTTAGCTTAAATGTGTCTAACGGGATATGTTGTAAATCAAAGGTACGATTAGCAAAGCAACGATATTGACGACCTTAATCATCGGGTTGATCGCCGGGCCTGCCGTATCCTTCAAGGGGTCGCCCACTGTGTCGCCGGTTACCGCCGCAGCGTGAGCCATAGATCCTTTGCCGCCGTATAAACCATCTTCAATTGCCTTCTTGGCGTTGTCCCAGGCGCCGCCTCCTGAGGTCTGCAGCAGAGCCAGGTACAAGCCGGTGATAATTGTACCTAAGAGCATTCCGCCAAGAGCTTCTCTGCCAAGGGCAAATCCTACTATGATCGGCGCCAGGATAGGTATAAGAGCCGGTACGATCATTTCTTTTAAAGCTCTGGCAGTAACGATATCAACGCATTTTCCGTATTCGGGACGCGCCTTTCCTTCCATCAATCCCTTTATTTCGCGGAACTGACGGCGCACTTCAACAACTACCTCGCCTGCAGCCCGACCGACAGCGCCGATTGCAAATGCGGAGAACAGAAAAGGCAGGGCGCCGCCGATTAAAAGACCTGCAAGAACCATCGGGTTATTGATTGAGAAAGTGACTTCCTGTCCTCCTAATTTAGCTGATAACTGGTGTGTATAATCAGCGAAGAGAACGATTGCCGCCAAGCCTGCGGAACCGATTGCGTAACCCTTGGTTACAGCCTTGGTGGTGTTGCCTACTGCGTCCAGAGGATCAGTAATTGCGCGTACTTCCGGGGGCAGTTCGGCCATCTCGGCAATGCCGCCGCCGTTGTCAGTGATCGGGCCGTAGGAATCAATAGCCACCACGATACCGGTCATGGAGAGCATGGCCATGGAAGCGATGGCGATGCCGTACAGTCCGCCGCCTGCTCCGGCGCCTACTCCGGCGCCAATAGAATAGGACACCAAAATACCGATTACGATTACGATGGCGGGTATTACACTTGCCTCCATAGCAACAGAAAGTCCGGTAATAATGTTTGTGCCGTGCCCTGACTGTGAGGCTTCGGCAATCGACTTAACCGGACGGAAGGCTTTAGAAGTATAGTAGTCTGTAATATAAACCATCAGCATGGTGATTACTATCCCTACCAGAGCAGGCCAGAAATAGCCAGGATCGGGAGCGAACATTGGAACAACAAACCAGAAACCAATCAGCGCAAGAATAGCTGACGCCCAGAGCCCTTTGTAAAGAGCTCCCATGATATTCTGGTTGCCGCCCATGCGGACGAAAAAGCTCCCGATAATCGAGGCGATGATTGCTACCGCGCCAAGGATGATCGGGAAAGCCACTGCGATCGGGTTGTCGGGAAACACGAGGTGACCCAGCAGCATCGCGCCTATTGCAGTTACAGCATAAGTTTCAAATAAGTCTGCGGCCATACCGGCGCAGTCGCCGACGTTGTCTCCCACGTTGTCAGCGATAACAGCGGGGTTCCGGGGATCGTCCTCGGGAATACCCGCTTCAACTTTACCGACCAAGTCGGCGCCCACGTCTGCGCTCTTGGTATATATACCTCCGCCAAGACGGGCGAACACACTGATCAAGCTGCCTCCAAAACCCATTCCAACTAAAGAAACCGGATTGTTAAACATAAGGAACAATCCGGAAATACCCAGTAACGCAAGGCTCACACAGATCATGCCGGTTACCGAACCGCCTCTGAATGCAACAACCAGCGCATAGCCTATACCAGTTTTGGCGGCTTCCGCAACACGGGTGTTGGCGCGGGTGCTGACGACCATTCCGACGTAACCGCACAAACCCGAGAAAATAGCTCCTATAATAAATCCAACTGCCGTTTGCATATCCAGGCCGACCCATAGTAAAATGGCCACAATTACACCAACTATGGCGATAGTCCTGTACTGACGGCTTAAATAAGCCATCGCGCCTTCCTGAATGGCGCCGGAGATTTCCTGCATCCGCTGGGAACCTGCCGGTCTGCCGAGTACCCACGAAATAAGAAAGATTGCAAATAAAATACCAATTATAGAAGCAATAATACCCATCCATGAAATAGATGCTAAACTAGCCAAAGTATTTCACCTGGTTTTTTAAACCTGATTATTTTAGATCAGGCGCCTCTGACCAGGCTTTTCAAAGCTCCTTTCTGCATCAGATTTGTCCCTTATCCCTATTAGTAAAAGGATACAATGGGAAGGAACTGATTAATTACTTTATAGAGGCCTTTTGAAAAACTTTCTCTCCCCTGCCTATTGCCAGAAACCCAGCATAAGCGAGGTGATCCCGAATATAACGGCCACAACTGTCGTAACCTTGCCCAGTAACTCGTCCAAGCCCTTTTTCTTGCCAAAAAGGGCTTCCGCGCCACCGGTAATGGCCCCGGAAAGCCCCGCGCTCCTCCCCGACTGCAGTAATACCACAGCAATTAATATTAGGGCAACGAGTATATGAACAACAGTTACCAGGCCTTTTACCATACCTCCACCCCCTCTCCCGGGATATTTTTATTTAAAAGCCATAACACATTTTATTATAACATGTCTTATAAAAATGACAATTAATCATAGACAACATAAAAGACGTCATTCGTTTCTAGCCAGGCCAAGTTTGCCTGCGTTGCCCCACAGCCGTTCAAGATTATAAAACTTCCTGTCTTCCTCCAGAAAAATATGAACAATCAGGCTTCCATAATCCATTAAAATCCACCTGGCCTGACGCCAACCTTCCAATCGGGGAATGAGCCCTGCTTCCTTTTTAATCTCTTCAATAATCCCCTCGGCAATACTTTTAACTTGAATTGTCGATTTTCCGGTACAGATTAGAAAGTTATCCGCCATGATAGAAGAGGCGCTTATATCCAGGACGGCAACATCAAAGGCTTTCTTAGATCTAGCGGCGCATACGGCAGTTTCTGCCAACACACCCGGATCTAACGTCAAAAATATTCCCCCTTATCGAAAAAAGCTTCTATAATTACTTATTATTAATAATTCGCCCTAATGATCAAAGTTCCTGCTGCCCGTTTGACCGCCTTCCCATTTTTTTGTTACTTTTCACGTACTTTCGCCTTATTTACAATTAATACACGGCCTTCCATTTCCTTGCCGTTCATTGCGTCAATAATTACATCGGCGTCTTCTTCCTTAACTTCCACAAAACCAAAACCACGCGATCTGCCCGTTTGCCTGTCCCGGATTATCCGGCTGCCGAGCACGGCGCCATGCCTGGAAAAAACCTCTTCCAAATCTTCAGATTTTGCTGCCCATGGAAGATTACCCACATATAATGTGCGTGCCACTTCTCTAAAAACACCCCATTCCTTCTGAATGAATAAGTTTGTCGTTATATTATTTCCAGAAGGAATTAACTCAATTCAAAAGAATATCAGTCCCTGTACAGGCTGTGCTCTTTGATGTATTTTTCCACGTTCTCAGGCAGCAGGTATTTAATCGGCTTTCCGGCCAGAATTCGCTGCCGTATGTCCGTAGACGAAATAGCCAGAGCGGGCACTTCCATGACAATTATTTTTTCGAGTTTATCGTCAGAAAGTCCGGGTAAACATTCTTTCAGGCTGACCAGTTTGTACCCCGGACGTGTGGCTGCAATAATGAAACACATGGAAAGAAGCTCAAAAACATTCTTCCAGCTTAAAATTTCCAGGACGGCATCCGCCCCGGTTATGAAATAAATATCCGCATCCCGGCAAAGATCGGAAATTTCTCTTACCGTATCTATTGTATAGGACATACCCTCCCTTTCTGTTTCTATTGCCGAAACAGTAAAAAAGGGGTTGCTGCTTACAGCCAGGTGGGTCATCACCAAACGATGGTGGGCGCTGGAGATTTGCTTGGGGATTTTATGCGGCGGGTTGCCGGCGGGCACAAAGATAACCTTGTCCAAATTAAAATGACAGCGGGCTCCTTCCGCGGCTACCAAATGACCGTAATGAACAGGGTCGAAAGCGCCTCCCATAATTCCGATTTTTTTCAATACCGGTCGCCTCTTTTTACACTCTTTAAACATTCATGACCAGGTTGTTGCGGTGGATCACTTCATCATACGCCTTGCGGCCTGATGTTCTTGCTCTTTCCCATGTCTTCGTGCCTTTAATCATTTCTATATCTTCAGAAGAATAATTTACGATTCCCCTGGCAATTTCACGTCCTCCCGGTTCTATAACACTTACCGTATTCCCGATTTTAAAATTGCCCTCAACACGCCGTATGCCTGACGGCAGCAGGCTCTTTCCCTTGTGCAGCAAGGCTGCCGCAGCGCCGTCGTCAACAAAGATCCTCCCCTGAACGGTCGAGTTGTAGGCTATCCATCTTCTCCTGTTGGCAAGCCGTGACAAAGGCCAGAAAATTGTGCCCAGGGTTTCTCCTGACAGCACCCGGCGGATTACTTCCTTTTCACCCGCAGCGGCAAGCACCATTGTTATTCCGGAATGCATGGTAATCCTTGCAGCCTGAAGCTTTGTAATCATTCCCCCGGTACCGAGGGCAGACCTGGAACCTGAGGCAATTTTTTCTATTTCCTCCGTTATTTCTTTAATCTCGGAAATCAATTTTGATGATGAAAAGCGCGGGTCTCCCGTATACAACCCGTCTATATCAGACAATAAAATCAGCAAATCAGCGTCAACCAGTACGCTGACCAGCGCGGCAAGATTGTCGTTGTCTCCCAGCCGTAGCGGTATCTCATCCACCGCGACCGTGTCATTTTCGTTAATCACCGGTAATGCACCCATACGAAGCAAGGCAGACATTGTATTGCGCGCATTTAAAAACCGTTTGCGGTCGGAAAAATCTTCACGTGTCAAAAGGACTTGTCCAACAGCAATACTATATTGTGCGAACACCTTTTCGTAAGAATTAATCAACATCCCCTGACCAACTGAAGCACAGGCCTGTTTTTCCGGAATACTCTTTGGACGGCGTGCAAAACCGAGCCTCTGTATTCCCAGACCTATTGCGCCAGAACTGACCAGAAGTACTTCAACGCCTTCGCGCTTTATGCCGGCAATCTGATCAGCCAGGCTTTCAACCTGGGAAATATTCAAAGCGCCATCTTTGCCGATCAGAGAACTCGAACCTATTTTAACTACAACCCTTTTTAAAGGAGATAAATCCCTTGATTCCAAAAAGGTCACCTCTAATTGAATGCTTTTTAAAGTATAGCATAACTATCCTTCCTTTTTTAACCTTGCTCTTTAATATTTACGGATAAAAGATAAATCCGTATTTTCCGACCTGGACTGTATCGCCTTCTTTTATGCCGGCATCCTTTAACGCTTTTTCCAGCCCCATCCGGTCAAAGATTTTCTGCAGCCGTTTTACTGACTGGGAATTATCCAAATCTGTCATGGCAACAATTTTTTTAATCTTTTCTCCTTCTACATAATAAACTCCATCCCTATAAACCACTTTAAAGGGCTCCTCTTCGTTAAAGATTGTAACCCTGGAATATTCAGGAACGGTTTGAGGAACAGGGATCTGAAGGAGCATTTGTCCTATATTATAGACAAGAGTTTTTAACCCCTCGCCTGTCAGGGCAGAAACGGGAATAATTTTATATTCCCCCGAAAGATGCTTCTGCAGGCGGGAAAGGTTTTCCGCTGCCTCAGGCAGGTCGATTTTGTTTGCGGCAACCAGCTGGGGCCGCTGGGAAAGAGTGGGATTATATAAAGAAAGTTCCCTGTTAATAACCGAGAAATCATTAAGCGGGTCCCTCCCCTGCATTCCGCTGATGTCCAGGACATGGACAAGCAGCTTGGTCCGTTCAAGGTGCCTTAAAAACTGGTGGCCAAGGCCCGCACCCGTATGCGCCCCTTCTATCAAACCGGGAATATCGGCAACCACAAAGCTGAAGGATTCGTCTACTCTTACAACTCCAAGATTGGGAACAACAGTCGTAAACGGGTAGTCAGCGATTTTGGGACGGGCGGCAGAAATCCGGGAAATCAATGTCGATTTGCCGGCGTTGGGAACCCCGATCAGACCCACATCCGCCAGGAGTTTCAGCTCAAGCTCCAACTGGAGTTCCTCCCCCGGTTCCCCTTTTTCAGCTATCGTTGGAGCTTTGTTGTGGGGACCTGCAAAACGCGCGTTACCCCTGCCGCCGCGCCCCCCGTGAGCCACAATGAATTCCTGGCCTTCTGTAACAAGATCGGCAATTATTTGCCCCGTATCTTCGTTGCGTACGACAGTACCCGCAGGAATACGCAGGTAAAGATCTTTCCCCGCGCGGCCGTGCATATCTTTGCCCATTCCGTGCTGACCCCGTTCCGATTTATAATGCTTTTTATAGCGAAAGTCAATTAAAGTTGACAGCCCGCCGTCAACACGGAAAATAACATCGCCGCCCCGTCCGCCGTCGCCTCCCGAGGGTCCGCCGTCGGGAACATACTTTTCCCTGCGAAAAGCAACGCACCCGTTGCCTCCGTCGCCCGCTTTAACGAAAATTTTAACTTTATCGTAAAACAAACTAACTCACCATCACTAATAACTTCTAGCCAGTTTCCTTTTGGGGCAGGCAAAACAATACTTCGCACAGACCTTCTGTTTCTGTAAGAACAACATTGCCCCCCCAGGCGCTCATGCTCTGATTAACGGCTTCAATACTTTTATTCAGGTCATTACTGGACGCCGAAATGGGAAAACCGAGGCGGCAGATAAACTTTCCCGGTTCTTCCATAAAGCTGACTCTCAAATTACGGTCTTCTGACTCAGGCAAAAAACCTGACAGCACTTTATCCAATATCTTCTGCAGGCTTAAACCGAAATCTTTCCCTGGCGCCAGGCATGTTTCCGGGTTTCCCCCAGCCTGCAGATCGATCTCAATACCGTATTTTGCAGCCTGGTTCCTGGCCCCCAATAATGCTGCGGCAACCTCAGGCGGTTTTAGACGGGTAAATTCTCCGAAACGGTTAATCTGCATTACGGCTTCATCAATATAGTGTCTGGCCTGCTCTATTTTATTTAACTGTAAAAAACCGGAAATAACCTGAATGTGGTTTAAAAAATCATGCCTTTGCATCCGGATTATTTCCAGAAACATTTCCGTATCCATTACAAGGCCCTCCAAAATTATTAATTCGGCATTATAAAAAAGGCCGGTTTTGTACCGGCCTTTCATTCTCATATTGGTTGATGGAAACCTATACTGCAGGAACAGGTTCCACATTGACCTGTTTTTTGTCACGGCCTTTGCGCTGGAAGGAAACAAGGCCGTCTACAAGCGCAAATAATGTATCGTCCCTGCCCTTGCCAACATTAGTTCCGGGATGGATCCTTGTTCCTCTCTGACGCACAAGGATGCTGCCAGCAGAAACAAGTTGACCGTCAAAACGTTTTACGCCAAGCATCTTGGGCTGTGAATCCCGCCCGTTGCGTGAACTTCCAACTCCCTTTTTATGAGCCATGATTATTCACCTCCCGATTGCTAAACAACCTGTTCGATTTTTTCTACAAATACCTGTGTAAAGGAACGCCTGCTGCCTTTTTTACGGCGGTAATTTTTCTTTGCCTTATATTTAAACACGATCACTTTGCGATCCCGTCCGTGTCGTACAGCTTTTAAAATAACTTTTGCCCCTGTTACAAAAGGTGTTCCTATTTTTATATTTTCTCCGTCCGAAACGGCCAGCACCTTGTCAATGGTAATTTCCTGACCAGCTTCAACGGAAAGCTTATCTACAAGAAGCGTTTCCTTTTCCCGTACCCGGTACTGCCTGCCACCAGTTTCAATAACTGCGTACACCCGTTCAACTCTCCTTTATCCTGTTTCAAACTACAATTAAATAAGCGGTTTTCAAAACCATCGTCAAACCACATGTAATATTTTAACACAGTATTGCCCAATGTCAAGAAAAAAGCATCTGTAAAGACACTAAAGCCGTTAATGTTGACAAGTTCACCATCCCCAAGTTATAATTCTTTTGGAAATTTGCTTACACATGGTTTTGTCGCGGCATACACGGCTTTTGTCTTTTTGCTTTCACAGATAACGCTTAAACGGGGAGGTGTTAATTTTATACAAAAAAGATAATCAGGAAAAGTGGTATTTCCTTAGTTTGAAAGGGAAAGGGAAGATGAGGGGCAATTTAAAGGTTGGATTTCTACCAACCAGATAGTCATTTAGATTATTATTTTTTGACCCCTTGTGAATTATTACAAAAAGAGGAGGCGCGTAATGGCTACTAAATTTGATGATATTTATGATGATTATATGAAAAGGCGGAAAGCCGCCCTTGGAATGGGAGGAGAAGACGCCTTAGCAAAACGCAGGGCAAAAGGACAGACCGACGCCCGCCAGAGACTTGACTTACTTCTGGACCCGCACAGTTTCTGGGAGGTCGGCGCTTTTATGAAGCACCGCCAATCAGAATTCGGCATGGATAAAGTGTACGTCCCTGCAGAAGGCGTTGTGGCTGGATACGGAAAAATAAACGGCCGTAACGTCGTTGTAATCTCAGAGGACTTCACGGCTATGGCCGGGACTTTCGGTGAGTATCACGGCAAAAAATTCGTCTGGGCTCTTGAATTTGCCCAGAATAAGGGCTGGCCCTTTATTGGCATTAACGACTCCGGCGGCGCACGTCTGCAGGAAGGAATGGATACCCTGGAGGCATACGGCTGGACCTTTGCAGCCCAGTGCCGCGCTTCAGGAATCATCCCCCAGATAGCGCTGCTTCTTGGCCCCTGCCTTGGCGGTCAGGCTTACCACCCGATTATGAACGACTTCCTGATTCAAAGCGCAAAAACCGGCTTTTTAGGAATTGCCGGACCGGCCTTCGTAAAAACACAAACAGGTGAGGATATTTCCCTGGAAGAGCTTTCCGGCTGGGAACCGCATGCTGTTAGGGCAGGAAACACGCATATCGTGGGAGAAGACGATTTTGAGTGCATAGATGCGGCTAAGAAACTTCTCTCCTACATGCCCCAAAACAACAGGGAAAAGCCCCCGATTGTAAAAATTGGCGACGACCCCAACAGAGAGATCCCGGAACTGGATGACTTCCTGCCTGACCCGCTGCTGATGACACCTTACGATGCATACCCGCTTATCGATATGGTTGTGGATAAGGGAAGCTTCTTTGAAATCCACAAGGAGTTTGCTCCACAATTAATCGTCGGCTTCGCACGCTTCGATGGGAGATCAGTCGGAATGGTTGTCAACAATCCCGACTTCCTTGCAGGCGCTATGAACTGCGACTCCTCTGATAAACTGGCCAGATTCGTCCGCACATGCGACCTTTTCAATATCCCTGTAGTAACCCTTGTCGACTGCCCTGCATTCTGGATTGGTTCCGAAGAAGAGCATAAAGGAATCCTGCGTCACGGTGCAAAAACCCTTTATGCCT
This window encodes:
- a CDS encoding thioesterase translates to MEDQRNNLCFACSPFNPIGFHLEFELQDKVCRAFFTAGENHQGWNGLMHGGLVSTLLDEAMGQLLWRQNKIAVTAEIKIGFSLPVPIGEKLLVEAWETENSRRLYKLSAAITLLNGKQAVTAEGKFLPAKLQ
- a CDS encoding RNA-binding protein, producing the protein MARTLYVGNLPWAAKSEDLEEVFSRHGAVLGSRIIRDRQTGRSRGFGFVEVKEEDADVIIDAMNGKEMEGRVLIVNKAKVREK
- a CDS encoding 50S ribosomal protein L27, which codes for MAHKKGVGSSRNGRDSQPKMLGVKRFDGQLVSAGSILVRQRGTRIHPGTNVGKGRDDTLFALVDGLVSFQRKGRDKKQVNVEPVPAV
- the rsfS gene encoding ribosome silencing factor, which encodes MTLDPGVLAETAVCAARSKKAFDVAVLDISASSIMADNFLICTGKSTIQVKSIAEGIIEEIKKEAGLIPRLEGWRQARWILMDYGSLIVHIFLEEDRKFYNLERLWGNAGKLGLARNE
- a CDS encoding nicotinic acid mononucleotide adenylyltransferase → MFKECKKRRPVLKKIGIMGGAFDPVHYGHLVAAEGARCHFNLDKVIFVPAGNPPHKIPKQISSAHHRLVMTHLAVSSNPFFTVSAIETEREGMSYTIDTVREISDLCRDADIYFITGADAVLEILSWKNVFELLSMCFIIAATRPGYKLVSLKECLPGLSDDKLEKIIVMEVPALAISSTDIRQRILAGKPIKYLLPENVEKYIKEHSLYRD
- the proB gene encoding glutamate 5-kinase — translated: MESRDLSPLKRVVVKIGSSSLIGKDGALNISQVESLADQIAGIKREGVEVLLVSSGAIGLGIQRLGFARRPKSIPEKQACASVGQGMLINSYEKVFAQYSIAVGQVLLTREDFSDRKRFLNARNTMSALLRMGALPVINENDTVAVDEIPLRLGDNDNLAALVSVLVDADLLILLSDIDGLYTGDPRFSSSKLISEIKEITEEIEKIASGSRSALGTGGMITKLQAARITMHSGITMVLAAAGEKEVIRRVLSGETLGTIFWPLSRLANRRRWIAYNSTVQGRIFVDDGAAAALLHKGKSLLPSGIRRVEGNFKIGNTVSVIEPGGREIARGIVNYSSEDIEMIKGTKTWERARTSGRKAYDEVIHRNNLVMNV
- the rplU gene encoding 50S ribosomal protein L21, with translation MYAVIETGGRQYRVREKETLLVDKLSVEAGQEITIDKVLAVSDGENIKIGTPFVTGAKVILKAVRHGRDRKVIVFKYKAKKNYRRKKGSRRSFTQVFVEKIEQVV
- a CDS encoding GTPase ObgE — protein: MFYDKVKIFVKAGDGGNGCVAFRREKYVPDGGPSGGDGGRGGDVIFRVDGGLSTLIDFRYKKHYKSERGQHGMGKDMHGRAGKDLYLRIPAGTVVRNEDTGQIIADLVTEGQEFIVAHGGRGGRGNARFAGPHNKAPTIAEKGEPGEELQLELELKLLADVGLIGVPNAGKSTLISRISAARPKIADYPFTTVVPNLGVVRVDESFSFVVADIPGLIEGAHTGAGLGHQFLRHLERTKLLVHVLDISGMQGRDPLNDFSVINRELSLYNPTLSQRPQLVAANKIDLPEAAENLSRLQKHLSGEYKIIPVSALTGEGLKTLVYNIGQMLLQIPVPQTVPEYSRVTIFNEEEPFKVVYRDGVYYVEGEKIKKIVAMTDLDNSQSVKRLQKIFDRMGLEKALKDAGIKEGDTVQVGKYGFIFYP
- a CDS encoding preprotein translocase subunit SecG — protein: MVKGLVTVVHILVALILIAVVLLQSGRSAGLSGAITGGAEALFGKKKGLDELLGKVTTVVAVIFGITSLMLGFWQ
- the hppA gene encoding sodium-translocating pyrophosphatase (pyrophosphate-energized proton pump; pyrophosphate-energized inorganic pyrophosphatase; H+-PPase; can cleave pyrophosphate to two phosphates; can generate a proton motive force and drive pyrophosphate synthesis when PMF is sufficient) — translated: MGIIASIIGILFAIFLISWVLGRPAGSQRMQEISGAIQEGAMAYLSRQYRTIAIVGVIVAILLWVGLDMQTAVGFIIGAIFSGLCGYVGMVVSTRANTRVAEAAKTGIGYALVVAFRGGSVTGMICVSLALLGISGLFLMFNNPVSLVGMGFGGSLISVFARLGGGIYTKSADVGADLVGKVEAGIPEDDPRNPAVIADNVGDNVGDCAGMAADLFETYAVTAIGAMLLGHLVFPDNPIAVAFPIILGAVAIIASIIGSFFVRMGGNQNIMGALYKGLWASAILALIGFWFVVPMFAPDPGYFWPALVGIVITMLMVYITDYYTSKAFRPVKSIAEASQSGHGTNIITGLSVAMEASVIPAIVIVIGILVSYSIGAGVGAGAGGGLYGIAIASMAMLSMTGIVVAIDSYGPITDNGGGIAEMAELPPEVRAITDPLDAVGNTTKAVTKGYAIGSAGLAAIVLFADYTHQLSAKLGGQEVTFSINNPMVLAGLLIGGALPFLFSAFAIGAVGRAAGEVVVEVRRQFREIKGLMEGKARPEYGKCVDIVTARALKEMIVPALIPILAPIIVGFALGREALGGMLLGTIITGLYLALLQTSGGGAWDNAKKAIEDGLYGGKGSMAHAAAVTGDTVGDPLKDTAGPAINPMIKVVNIVALLIVPLIYNISR
- a CDS encoding methylmalonyl-CoA carboxyltransferase is translated as MATKFDDIYDDYMKRRKAALGMGGEDALAKRRAKGQTDARQRLDLLLDPHSFWEVGAFMKHRQSEFGMDKVYVPAEGVVAGYGKINGRNVVVISEDFTAMAGTFGEYHGKKFVWALEFAQNKGWPFIGINDSGGARLQEGMDTLEAYGWTFAAQCRASGIIPQIALLLGPCLGGQAYHPIMNDFLIQSAKTGFLGIAGPAFVKTQTGEDISLEELSGWEPHAVRAGNTHIVGEDDFECIDAAKKLLSYMPQNNREKPPIVKIGDDPNREIPELDDFLPDPLLMTPYDAYPLIDMVVDKGSFFEIHKEFAPQLIVGFARFDGRSVGMVVNNPDFLAGAMNCDSSDKLARFVRTCDLFNIPVVTLVDCPAFWIGSEEEHKGILRHGAKTLYAWADATVPLIAVITGKSYAGAHYAILDKSIGADLCYAWPTAKINIVGGATAASVIFAKEIKNSPNPAETAAKRIAEYNKAYEHPYQPAERGYVDDVIMPHDTRKVICQALEILENKQVARPWRKYSNINL